The following coding sequences are from one Zalophus californianus isolate mZalCal1 chromosome 5, mZalCal1.pri.v2, whole genome shotgun sequence window:
- the LOC113929381 gene encoding CXXC motif containing zinc binding protein-like isoform X1 — translation MRSPGGVGPSQATMGKIALQLKATLENVTNLRPLGEDFRWYLKDSVALKGGRGSASMVQKCKLCARENSIKILSSTIKSYNAEDNEKFKTIVEFECRGFEAVDFQPQAGFAAEGVESGTVFSHINLQEKDWTDYDEKAQESVGIYEVTHQFVKC, via the exons atgaGATCGCCGGGTGGGGTCGGGCCGAGCCAAGCCACTATGGGGAAAATTGCGCTGCAGCTCAAAGCCACGCTGGAGAATGTCACCAACCTCCGCCCTTTGGGTGAGGACTTCCGGTGGTACCTCAAG GACAGTGTGGCACTGAAGGGAGGTCGTGGCAGCGCCTCCATGGTCCAGAAGTGCAAGCTGTGTGCGAGGGAAAACTCCATCAAGATTTTGAGCAGCACCATCAAATCTTACAATGCTGAAGACAATGAGAAGTTCAAGACAATCGTAGAATTTGAATGCCGAGGCTTTGAAGCAGTTGATTTCCAGCCCCAGGCTGGGTTTGCTGCTGAGGGTGTGGAATCGGGGACAGTCTTCAGTCATATTAATCTGCAGGAGAAGGACTGGACTGACTATGACGAAAAGGCTCAGGAATCTGTGGGAATCTACGAGGTCACCCACCAGTTTGTGAAGTGCTGA
- the LOC113929381 gene encoding CXXC motif containing zinc binding protein-like isoform X2, with amino-acid sequence MRSPGGVGPSQATMGKIALQLKATLENVTNLRPLGEDFRWYLKVKCGNCGEISEKWQYIRLMDSVALKGGRGSASMVQKCKLCARENSIKILSSTIKSYNAEDNEKFKTIVEFECRGFEAVDFQPQDWTDYDEKAQESVGIYEVTHQFVKC; translated from the exons atgaGATCGCCGGGTGGGGTCGGGCCGAGCCAAGCCACTATGGGGAAAATTGCGCTGCAGCTCAAAGCCACGCTGGAGAATGTCACCAACCTCCGCCCTTTGGGTGAGGACTTCCGGTGGTACCTCAAGGTGAAATGTGGCAACTGTGGTGAGATTTCAGAGAAGTGGCAGTATATTCGGCTGATGGACAGTGTGGCACTGAAGGGAGGTCGTGGCAGCGCCTCCATGGTCCAGAAGTGCAAGCTGTGTGCGAGGGAAAACTCCATCAAGATTTTGAGCAGCACCATCAAATCTTACAATGCTGAAGACAATGAGAAGTTCAAGACAATCGTAGAATTTGAATGCCGAGGCTTTGAAGCAGTTGATTTCCAGCCCCAG GACTGGACTGACTATGACGAAAAGGCTCAGGAATCTGTGGGAATCTACGAGGTCACCCACCAGTTTGTGAAGTGCTGA